Proteins encoded together in one Streptomyces umbrinus window:
- a CDS encoding condensation domain-containing protein, translating to MSIIAVAPLTFGQLSLWRSIQGLSSEKLSVANLHRSWALPGAHSVADLETALSLLAERHESLRTKFRRSGPRGIEQEVWASGLIRLEPLEVGGEAEQKAAEVAAGLASQPFDLASDFLWRAVALCQDGKPHHLCLSVHHMAADRVSLGLLHDDLCSLLAGRPFEAAAATPRAVAETQQSKAWAARRATAVEHWRRTLKAAPPPLPPAGPRAAMFSGTLRSAPALHAANALADRLDISLHSVLLAVLCETLAEQTGEERLLIGLMAGNRNDPASRTLVASQNQLVPYLAEVDGKSDFDTFARQVYWKTLLAYRHGSFDVDDVEPLAQKYGRYGNGDGFDYIFNFDQSPAMPAAGGYTSHESEIQVRSDGRDLGYPLYFQTGRSNDLLCCQLSLRKEMDGLSNEGEAQFLQETRVFLDKFRRSLMERGNA from the coding sequence ATGTCCATCATCGCTGTCGCTCCTCTGACATTCGGCCAGCTGTCACTCTGGAGATCCATTCAAGGCCTGAGCTCTGAGAAACTCAGCGTGGCGAATCTCCATCGATCTTGGGCGCTACCCGGAGCACACTCAGTGGCCGACCTGGAGACAGCTCTCTCCCTCTTGGCGGAGCGGCATGAGTCGCTTCGGACCAAATTCCGCAGGTCGGGACCGCGCGGCATCGAGCAGGAGGTCTGGGCCTCCGGTCTCATCCGCCTGGAGCCGCTGGAGGTTGGCGGGGAAGCGGAGCAGAAGGCGGCAGAGGTGGCGGCAGGTCTCGCCTCCCAGCCCTTCGATCTGGCGTCCGACTTCCTCTGGCGCGCGGTGGCCCTCTGCCAGGACGGTAAGCCGCACCATCTCTGCTTGAGCGTTCATCACATGGCAGCCGACCGTGTGTCGCTCGGGCTCCTCCACGACGACCTGTGCTCGCTTCTCGCGGGTAGGCCCTTCGAAGCGGCGGCCGCTACACCCCGCGCCGTTGCGGAGACCCAGCAGTCCAAAGCATGGGCCGCACGCAGAGCCACCGCGGTCGAGCACTGGCGAAGGACCCTGAAGGCAGCGCCTCCTCCTCTCCCGCCTGCCGGCCCCCGAGCGGCAATGTTCTCCGGCACTCTGCGATCGGCGCCCGCACTCCACGCTGCCAACGCCCTCGCGGACCGACTCGATATCTCCCTGCACAGTGTCCTCCTCGCCGTACTGTGCGAAACACTTGCCGAGCAGACGGGCGAGGAACGCCTTCTGATCGGGCTGATGGCGGGGAACCGGAACGATCCCGCGTCCCGAACCCTGGTGGCTTCGCAGAACCAGCTGGTTCCCTACCTGGCCGAGGTGGACGGGAAGAGCGACTTCGATACGTTTGCCCGCCAGGTCTACTGGAAGACATTGCTGGCCTATCGGCACGGTTCATTCGACGTCGACGACGTGGAGCCGCTCGCGCAGAAGTACGGACGTTACGGCAACGGCGACGGCTTCGACTACATCTTCAATTTCGATCAGAGCCCGGCGATGCCGGCCGCGGGCGGATACACCAGTCATGAGAGTGAAATCCAGGTTCGATCCGATGGACGGGATCTCGGATATCCGCTCTATTTCCAGACAGGAAGATCGAACGACCTGTTGTGCTGCCAGCTGAGCTTGCGCAAGGAGATGGATGGGTTGAGCAACGAGGGCGAAGCACAATTCCTTCAGGAGACTAGGGTATTCCTTGATAAATTTCGGCGTTCACTGATGGAGCGAGGCAATGCCTAG